Proteins from a genomic interval of Polaribacter sp. Q13:
- a CDS encoding T9SS type A sorting domain-containing protein — MKKIILLFIVNFAFTIKLLACSYTPISFCETSETYSENLIVFGKIVSIDNNGIDFEIIDILKGQENKTIIRIWNGVDFDCNGNWSMTASELGELNETLIIILPKIVEKKNDWEVIGEYRRPDFFGYTPNLKVENGIISGLISGNVSYPYVEEQANYENFKNSWETNQNCSTVVLGIKNYESEETFKILTLSNNKFKISSNKNAEFKIRIFNINGLKIESNELVEKEFEIDLSKYSAGIYFINLTYENNKIHNFKIIKK; from the coding sequence ATGAAAAAAATAATTTTACTTTTTATTGTAAATTTTGCATTTACAATAAAACTTTTAGCTTGTAGTTATACACCAATTTCATTTTGTGAGACAAGTGAAACTTATTCAGAAAATTTAATTGTGTTTGGAAAAATAGTTTCTATTGACAATAATGGAATTGATTTTGAAATAATTGACATTCTGAAAGGACAAGAAAATAAGACTATTATTAGAATTTGGAATGGAGTTGATTTTGACTGTAATGGAAATTGGTCAATGACAGCATCTGAGTTAGGCGAATTAAATGAAACTTTGATCATTATACTTCCAAAAATAGTAGAGAAAAAAAACGATTGGGAAGTTATTGGAGAATATAGAAGACCAGATTTTTTTGGTTATACTCCGAATTTAAAAGTTGAAAATGGAATAATTTCTGGACTTATATCTGGAAATGTAAGTTATCCTTATGTGGAAGAACAGGCAAATTATGAAAACTTTAAAAACTCTTGGGAAACAAATCAGAATTGTTCAACTGTAGTTTTAGGAATTAAAAATTATGAATCTGAAGAAACATTTAAAATTCTTACACTTTCAAACAATAAGTTTAAAATTTCATCAAATAAGAATGCCGAATTTAAAATTAGAATTTTTAATATAAATGGTTTAAAGATTGAATCAAATGAACTTGTCGAGAAAGAATTTGAAATTGATTTATCAAAATATTCAGCAGGAATATATTTTATAAATTTAACATACGAAAACAACAAAATTCATAATTTCAAAATTATAAAAAAATAG
- a CDS encoding helix-turn-helix domain-containing protein, which produces MYILGIKADNIVEADIKRLIENQIQENKSLDYKRDLNFAKDKDKKEFLFDITAMYNTDGGCLIFGIEEKKDENNQNTGKPSKVTGIEIENSDKLTQQIEDIVKNCTEPSISSLIIKELKIDALNVLIIGIPKGLGLPAMVTYNQTNKFFKRRNSGKFAVDVYELNNMFMQNQILKEKANSFRKERIKSVLNKESLPNLKVDNSYFIHIIPFGFLDYNIIDFTQTAKNNILDMRPFNERGWDKMYNIDGYATFGTTADRQEVSSYNQIFRNGIYEVYTSELFHQTQAGKLGFNGVLMIQETIRCIKEALLVLNQLQVEPPFLISFSFHNVLDKLMINGNSQFYRSFKQNEIVFPLILVPNYESDIYSLIKPNFDILWQSFGFSESIKIT; this is translated from the coding sequence ATGTACATTTTAGGAATTAAAGCTGACAACATTGTTGAAGCAGACATAAAAAGACTAATTGAAAATCAAATTCAAGAAAATAAAAGCCTTGACTATAAACGAGATTTAAATTTTGCAAAGGACAAAGATAAAAAGGAGTTTTTGTTTGACATTACCGCAATGTATAACACTGATGGTGGATGTTTAATATTTGGTATTGAGGAAAAAAAAGACGAGAATAACCAAAATACTGGAAAACCTTCTAAAGTTACTGGAATAGAAATTGAAAACTCTGACAAGTTAACCCAACAAATAGAAGATATTGTTAAGAATTGTACAGAACCGAGTATTTCGTCTTTAATAATAAAAGAATTAAAAATTGATGCACTCAACGTATTAATTATTGGAATACCGAAAGGTTTAGGTTTACCTGCAATGGTTACATATAATCAAACAAATAAATTCTTTAAAAGAAGAAACAGCGGAAAATTTGCTGTAGATGTTTACGAACTAAACAATATGTTTATGCAAAACCAAATACTTAAAGAAAAAGCTAATTCATTCAGAAAAGAAAGAATAAAAAGTGTCTTAAATAAAGAAAGTTTACCAAACCTAAAAGTCGACAACTCTTATTTTATTCATATTATTCCATTTGGTTTTTTAGATTATAATATAATAGACTTCACACAAACAGCAAAGAATAATATTCTTGATATGAGACCTTTTAATGAAAGAGGTTGGGATAAGATGTATAACATTGATGGATATGCAACTTTTGGAACAACAGCAGATAGACAAGAAGTTTCATCTTACAATCAAATATTTCGCAATGGAATATATGAGGTTTATACTTCTGAATTATTCCATCAAACTCAAGCTGGAAAACTTGGATTTAATGGAGTTTTAATGATACAAGAGACAATTCGCTGTATAAAAGAAGCCTTATTAGTTTTAAATCAATTACAAGTAGAACCACCTTTTTTAATTTCTTTTAGTTTTCATAATGTTTTGGATAAATTAATGATAAATGGAAATAGTCAATTTTACAGAAGCTTTAAACAAAATGAAATTGTTTTTCCTTTAATATTAGTTCCAAATTATGAATCTGATATATATAGTTTAATAAAACCGAATTTTGATATTTTATGGCAATCATTTGGATTTTCAGAAAGCATTAAAATTACATAA
- a CDS encoding ATP-binding cassette domain-containing protein, with protein sequence MRKNKLEIDSVLFEVKNNQILNNVYLKLETGTITAVLGRNGAGKSSLFKIIMGTLKPREKSLRINEVSFFNKNPSNKDILYLSQNNFIPKKLKIKTVFNFFKLDFFDFAESFPEFKNISKNCLGTLSGGERRIIETYLILKSESKFAILDEPFSQIMPVHVQKIKNLIIQSKEKKGILISDHLYEHIKDISDEIYLVANKKVYLTKEKSDLIRLGYLRK encoded by the coding sequence ATGAGAAAAAATAAATTAGAAATCGATAGTGTTTTATTTGAAGTTAAAAATAATCAAATATTAAATAATGTCTATTTGAAACTTGAAACAGGAACTATTACAGCTGTATTAGGAAGAAATGGTGCTGGAAAATCTTCTTTGTTCAAAATAATTATGGGAACTCTCAAACCAAGAGAAAAATCCTTACGAATTAACGAAGTTTCTTTTTTCAATAAAAATCCTTCAAATAAAGATATTTTATATTTATCACAAAACAATTTTATTCCAAAAAAACTGAAAATAAAAACAGTATTCAATTTTTTTAAATTAGATTTTTTTGATTTTGCAGAATCTTTCCCAGAATTTAAAAACATATCAAAAAATTGTTTAGGAACATTATCTGGAGGAGAAAGAAGAATTATTGAAACATATCTCATTTTAAAATCGGAATCAAAATTTGCAATACTTGATGAGCCTTTTTCTCAAATTATGCCTGTTCACGTTCAAAAAATTAAGAATTTAATTATTCAATCTAAAGAAAAAAAAGGAATATTAATTTCAGACCATTTATATGAACATATCAAGGATATAAGTGATGAAATTTACTTGGTAGCTAATAAAAAGGTTTACTTAACAAAAGAAAAATCTGATTTAATTAGGTTAGGCTACTTGAGAAAATAA
- a CDS encoding putative phage abortive infection protein: MNLDSIELNKFNNYFFELLKTFNQYRFEQMKFWIKSGNEKEWVFGSRFFLESRRMFQRHKEKGCAFSLAYNKTVDFNNLSFEYYFRTLNTLFEWIENDNINPVQKKKYIDLIINSLTNDEKFFIKNLEKLEYDWNLSVLKNKTTDLILNFDYK, encoded by the coding sequence TTGAATTTAGATTCTATCGAATTAAATAAATTTAATAATTACTTTTTTGAATTGCTTAAAACTTTTAACCAATATCGTTTTGAGCAAATGAAATTTTGGATAAAATCAGGAAATGAAAAAGAATGGGTATTTGGTTCAAGATTTTTTTTAGAAAGTCGCAGAATGTTTCAAAGGCATAAAGAAAAAGGATGTGCATTTTCATTAGCATATAATAAGACAGTAGATTTTAACAACTTAAGTTTTGAATATTATTTTAGAACTCTAAACACTTTATTTGAGTGGATAGAGAATGATAACATTAATCCAGTACAGAAGAAAAAATATATTGACTTAATTATAAATTCTCTTACCAATGACGAAAAATTTTTTATTAAAAATTTAGAGAAATTAGAATATGATTGGAATTTAAGTGTCTTGAAAAATAAAACAACAGATTTAATACTAAACTTTGACTATAAATAA